In Dyadobacter subterraneus, a single genomic region encodes these proteins:
- a CDS encoding DUF7133 domain-containing protein, with protein sequence MKKHISIVCVLTAFILITCQVSKQKTTDNTLRTTDASVAAIPAFTSNPSPEHLTPEQSLKTFKLPKGYHLELVASEPMIHEPVAIAWDGNARMYVAELNTYMQDVEGTNEHAPTSRVMLLEDTNNDGKMDKSSVFIDKMLLPRMLLCVGHELLVNETDTYNIYSYKDTNGDGVADDKRPVYTPNKKAPGNLEHQRSGLDWNLDNYIYTTVDPVRFRYSKGMLVPDSIPSGSNGQWGLTHDNFGRLYFSSAGGEVPALGFQINPIYGRMEFTDQYTQEFNEVWPIIKTPDVEGGLKRLRPDTTLNHFTASCGQVIFRGDRLPKDLDGDLLISEPVGRLIRRAKVIDKGGKITLENAYQKEEFIASTDMNFRVVNMYTGPDGCLYLVDMNRGIIQEGNWTGPKSYLRPQIKRLGLDKNIQHGRIYRLVHDGMKPGPKPDLLDASSKKLVSYLNHPNGWWRDNAQKELIIRNDKSVIPALKIMAESQNESVKSTSSLGRLHALWTLEGLGSLDSAIILGALKDKDAEIRKTAIRLTEPYLKKDDQMIEHLASLKSDASYDVKMQLILSLSYSKSPKAKSLIDEMLTASNGNEVLARAQKSIDKNEDVKKFGQRLGRLDEVDRKLVLNGAVIYKSLCTACHGVDGKGLQSKTAPPLVGSPRLGKGKDMAMRILLHGLSGPIDGQTYPSEMPAMGDNDDQWIASVLSYVRHEFVNAPPIRPADVKTVREQTAGRKNVWTLSELSGL encoded by the coding sequence ATGAAAAAACATATTTCGATCGTCTGCGTTCTGACGGCTTTTATACTGATTACCTGTCAGGTTTCAAAGCAGAAAACGACTGATAATACGCTGAGAACAACGGATGCATCGGTTGCAGCAATTCCTGCTTTTACTTCCAATCCTTCACCGGAACATTTAACGCCGGAGCAAAGTCTGAAAACATTCAAACTGCCAAAAGGCTATCATCTTGAACTGGTTGCCAGCGAACCGATGATCCATGAGCCGGTTGCGATTGCATGGGACGGAAATGCGCGCATGTATGTAGCTGAGCTGAATACGTATATGCAGGATGTGGAAGGAACCAATGAGCATGCGCCGACGAGCCGTGTGATGCTTTTGGAAGATACGAATAATGACGGTAAAATGGACAAGAGTTCTGTTTTTATTGACAAGATGCTTTTGCCAAGAATGTTGTTATGTGTTGGTCATGAATTGCTTGTCAATGAGACAGATACCTACAATATTTACAGTTATAAAGATACGAACGGCGACGGTGTGGCTGATGATAAAAGACCAGTTTATACACCCAATAAAAAAGCACCCGGAAATCTTGAACATCAGCGTAGTGGACTGGATTGGAATCTTGATAATTATATTTATACAACGGTTGACCCGGTACGTTTTCGCTATTCAAAAGGTATGTTGGTGCCGGATTCTATTCCAAGCGGATCTAACGGACAATGGGGTTTGACGCATGATAATTTTGGTCGGCTTTACTTTTCCTCAGCGGGTGGGGAAGTGCCTGCGCTTGGATTTCAGATCAACCCAATTTATGGCAGAATGGAATTTACAGATCAGTATACACAGGAATTCAATGAAGTCTGGCCGATCATAAAAACGCCGGATGTAGAAGGTGGATTGAAAAGATTGAGGCCGGATACAACACTAAACCATTTCACAGCCAGCTGCGGACAGGTAATTTTTCGTGGCGACAGATTACCAAAAGATCTTGATGGCGATTTGCTTATCAGTGAGCCGGTTGGCCGTTTAATTCGTCGCGCCAAAGTGATTGATAAAGGCGGTAAAATTACTTTGGAAAATGCCTATCAAAAAGAAGAATTTATTGCTTCCACCGATATGAATTTCCGGGTTGTGAATATGTATACTGGTCCGGATGGTTGTTTGTATCTGGTGGATATGAACCGCGGAATTATTCAGGAAGGCAACTGGACGGGGCCGAAAAGTTATCTTAGACCGCAAATTAAACGTTTAGGTTTGGATAAAAACATTCAGCACGGTCGTATTTATCGTCTTGTTCATGACGGAATGAAACCTGGTCCAAAACCAGATTTACTGGATGCTTCATCAAAAAAGCTGGTTTCCTATCTTAATCATCCAAACGGCTGGTGGCGTGATAATGCACAAAAGGAATTGATTATCAGAAATGACAAATCGGTTATTCCTGCTTTAAAAATTATGGCAGAAAGTCAGAATGAATCGGTGAAATCTACTTCTTCGTTAGGTCGACTTCATGCATTGTGGACTTTGGAAGGTTTAGGTTCTTTGGATAGTGCAATTATTCTTGGCGCTTTAAAAGATAAAGATGCTGAAATCAGAAAAACAGCAATCCGCTTAACAGAGCCTTATTTGAAAAAGGATGATCAAATGATCGAGCACCTGGCCAGCCTGAAATCGGACGCGAGTTATGATGTAAAAATGCAGCTGATTTTGTCTTTGTCGTATAGCAAATCTCCAAAAGCAAAAAGCCTAATAGATGAAATGCTAACTGCTTCAAACGGAAATGAAGTATTAGCCCGCGCGCAGAAAAGTATTGATAAAAATGAAGATGTGAAAAAATTTGGCCAACGTTTGGGACGGTTGGACGAAGTTGACAGAAAACTTGTTTTGAATGGTGCTGTGATTTATAAATCGCTTTGTACAGCCTGTCACGGTGTGGATGGAAAAGGTTTGCAAAGTAAAACTGCACCGCCGCTTGTAGGTTCGCCGCGTTTGGGAAAAGGAAAAGATATGGCCATGCGCATTCTACTGCACGGACTTTCCGGCCCGATTGATGGACAAACTTATCCGAGTGAGATGCCGGCCATGGGTGATAACGACGACCAATGGATAGCCTCGGTACTTAGCTACGTCCGTCACGAATTTGTAAACGCGCCGCCAATCCGTCCCGCCGACGTAAAAACCGTCCGTGAACAAACGGCCGGCCGAAAAAATGTCTGGACATTATCTGAATTGTCCGGATTGTAG